The sequence GTGGATGAAATGGCTGTGATTTGATGCCATATCGTTTTGCTCTTTTTTTAAGATACTCCCGGCTTGATTTTGGCATAAATGGGCCGGTGATCATCAGAGATTTAAATGGAAGGGATGTGGGGAAAAAATCGTGCATGGAGATATAGTGTTCAAGGAGTTCACATCCGTCTCCTCCACCTCCAGTGGTGACAAGAATAAATATGTCCTCGTCAAGGATTCGGTAGCTTTTCCTGAGCTTTTTGCGGATGCTTTTCGAATTTTGTTTTCGTGGAATATATCCTGTAAAACATATCTTGGACTTGAGTGTGGAGGGGATGTTGTATTCGATTATCGGATCATAAATGTTCTGATTACCATAGACCCAGATTTCATCGTATAATTCTTCAAGGTAGCGGTATACATCTTTGCTCTTCCAATCGTCACAAACGACGGATGATTCGTCAAGTATATCGCGAAGTCCGAGAATCGTTTTGGTATCAGGTAGAGTTTTGCGAAGCCATTGAAGTGTCGGTAGTACTTCTTTTTTTAGCCCCAGGGGTTCCTTGTCTACAATAAAAAGATCGGGCTTAAATGCCCTTGCCGTGGCACTGATGATGTTTTTTCTGATATGAAGTGCCTGGTTGGGGTCGATACGGATGGAGAGGGACTGGTATTCGTCGTTGGTCTTTTTTATCATCCCAGGAATACGCACAAAATCGACCTGCTCAGGGAGAGTAAAGCGTCCGGCGATTGGAGATCCGGTAAGGATAAGGATGTTCACCTCTTTTCCCGAAAGATGGCGGGCAATTGCCATGGAGCGTCGGATATGTCCAAGTCCGTAAGTATCATGGGAATACATAAGGATGTTGTATATGGAAGAGCGAGTCATGTTGGTAATTTGTAATCTATTAGCAACATAGGGGAAAGGGAAATCAGAATCTGGTATCGTTTAGTTCATCCAGATGAAGGTATTCTTTCAGGCTGAATGCAGGTTTTTCAAAAAAGGTCTTGATTTCAGTCGGAGAGAGTTCCCTTCTGTCGGCGATTTTTTTTGCGGGGACTCCTGCCCATATCTCGTAGGAACCGGGATTTTTTGTCAATACTGATCCAGCTCCAAGAACGAAACCATCCGGGAGGATGGATGCCTGATAGAGGACAATGGCATTTTCATGAATCCATACATCCTTTCCAAAGTATTTGTCCTGCCACACAACGCCGTGTCTTTCCTGAATGGCAAGAAGGGGTTCTCTTCCCTGGTGACAATGATCATGGGTATAAATTCTTGCCCGCGCACCTATCATGCACCATGGACCGATATGAATGGAACCGGTGTTGTCAAGAATTGAAAAACGGCTGATTACTACATTGGTCTGACTTCCGGCTGTAGTGAAGATTTCCGGGGAGAGAATGAGCTTTCCCTTGTGGATATTGGAGTGTGGTCGCCGCCGGCATTCCTTGAGCGACGTTTCAAGTTCTGACTTAGTTTGTGAGGCTCTTTGGAATCGCACGAAGTTTTATGAGTTTAGTATCGTAGAGTATGATTCCAGGGGAAATAGTGAACGGGGTCGAGATTTATGATCAAAAACTCATGGTTAATTTGTTGACAACAATGGTAATGTTGTCCACATCCGTGTAGCTGCTACTTTCTTTGAAAAGTTCACCAGTGTCCATATATCCAAAGTGGACTTCATAGGCAAAATTGTTGAGGAATTTGTAGGCAATACCAAGATCAACTTCCCATCCTATACGTTCGGTGTAATCACGGTCCTGAGCTTGGAGATTGTCGGTCAGTCCTATTGAACTATGAAATGTGATATTGGAAGTTGGGGCGTAGGCAGTCTTCAGGGCAAATCCCTGGTAGTTGTTTTTTTTGTTTATGTTGACATGGGGACTGTTGAGGTAAAGATCTTCCCTGTTGAGAACAGTGTTCATGGCCTCAGAAGAAATATAGAGACTGTGGAAACTGACACTCTTACCTGGGTTGTTCACAGAAGAAGCATTTGAGCTTTCATCACTGAGGGTATAGGCAAGGACTCTGTATTCACCACGTTCTAATCCTTCACCACTGGCAATGGCCGTTACGGCAATGC comes from Desulfocapsa sulfexigens DSM 10523 and encodes:
- a CDS encoding glycosyltransferase family protein, producing MTRSSIYNILMYSHDTYGLGHIRRSMAIARHLSGKEVNILILTGSPIAGRFTLPEQVDFVRIPGMIKKTNDEYQSLSIRIDPNQALHIRKNIISATARAFKPDLFIVDKEPLGLKKEVLPTLQWLRKTLPDTKTILGLRDILDESSVVCDDWKSKDVYRYLEELYDEIWVYGNQNIYDPIIEYNIPSTLKSKICFTGYIPRKQNSKSIRKKLRKSYRILDEDIFILVTTGGGGDGCELLEHYISMHDFFPTSLPFKSLMITGPFMPKSSREYLKKRAKRYGIKSQPFHPRMEQLIGAADLVISMGGYNTICEILSQQTPALIIPRETPRKEQLIRAEKLTEQGLIDHLPWKKVSAQFLRDKIVTILKKGTEYKGNMANFKLSGLDTMRDRIGHFRDFP
- a CDS encoding acyltransferase, yielding MRFQRASQTKSELETSLKECRRRPHSNIHKGKLILSPEIFTTAGSQTNVVISRFSILDNTGSIHIGPWCMIGARARIYTHDHCHQGREPLLAIQERHGVVWQDKYFGKDVWIHENAIVLYQASILPDGFVLGAGSVLTKNPGSYEIWAGVPAKKIADRRELSPTEIKTFFEKPAFSLKEYLHLDELNDTRF